A region from the Benincasa hispida cultivar B227 chromosome 12, ASM972705v1, whole genome shotgun sequence genome encodes:
- the LOC120068135 gene encoding ELMO domain-containing protein A-like isoform X1, with protein sequence MDDRGGGSFVAVRRISQGLERGNTCHSTSAEVVAGSAAWLGRGLSCVCAQRRESDARPSFDLTPAQEECLLRLQNRIDIAYDSSILEHQEALRTLWNVAFPEEELRGLISEQWKEMGWQGKDPSTDFRGGGFISLENLLYFARNFPKSFQDLLRKQEGDRSLWEYPFAVAGVNITFMLIQMLDLEAVKPRTLVGATFLKFLAENDSAFDLLYCITFKLMDHEWLAMHASYMDFNTVMKATRRQLEKELLIEDISRLEELPSYSLLNR encoded by the exons ATGGATGATAGAGGTGGTGGATCGTTTGTTGCTGTGAGGAGGATTTCTCAAGGTCTGGAGCGAGGAAATACTTGCCATTCAACTTCAG CTGAGGTTGTGGCAGGATCAGCTGCATGGCTTGGCCGGGGTCTTTCTTGTGTTTGTGCACAGAGAAGAGAAAGTGATGCACGCCCATCGTTTGACTTAACCCCTGCACAG GAAGAATGCTTGCTGAGACTGCAGAACCGCATAGATATTGCCTATGATAGTTCAATCCTTGAGCACCAG GAGGCTCTAAGGACTCTATGGAATGTGGCCTTCCCAGAGGAAGAACTTCGTGGTCTGATATCTGAACAGTGGAAGGAAATGGGTTGGCAAGGAAAGGATCCATCAACAGATTTTAG GGGTGGTGGTTTTATTTCACTGGAGAATTTGTTGTACTTTGCCAGAAATTTCCCG AAGTCATTCCAGGATCTCCTTCGAAAGCAGGAAGGAGATCGGTCTCTATGGGAATACCCATTTGCTGTAGCCGGGGTGAACATTACATTCATGCTTATTCAAATGCTTGATCTTGAAGCAG TCAAGCCACGGACACTTGTCGGAGCAACTTTCTTGAAGTTTCTCGCGG AAAACGATTCAGCATTTGACCTACTCTATTGTATCACGTTCAAATTAATGGATCATGAATGGCTTGCCATGCATGCATCGTATATGGACTTTAAT ACGGTAATGAAAGCGACACGACGACAGCTGGAAAAAGAGCTTCTAATCGAGGACATTTCAAGACTAGAAGAACTGCCCTCATACAGCCTTCTCAATCGATAG
- the LOC120092641 gene encoding transcription factor DUO1-like isoform X1 yields the protein MEERGSHEVLRKGPWKLEEDEVLLNHVNRFGPRDWSSIRSKGLLQRTGKSCRLRWVNKLRPNLKKGCKFTAEEERVVIELQAQLGNKWAKIATYLPGRTDNDVKNFWSSRQKRLARLLQTSTAPSKLQRSAKKEKPVHFDVPSMEAPKLSSASEGESSSRPMSCSSSCCADNAEAVNMFCSLPDLYSPKLFGFGQDFLQPEFNSFQTTIKSEPQTSYPSTNFHKQPLSSTFSSQGLHDPNFDVFLEALDVSQLNNEVQFPFGLQFYEPMGCCSSHDVVRENVDNPESFFSEFPADIFDHIEPLPSSPDN from the exons ATGGAAGAAAGAGGATCACATGAAGTTTTAAGAAAAGGGCCATGGAAACTTGAGGAAGATGAAGTACTTTTAAACCATGTTAACCGTTTCGGCCCCAGAGACTGGAGCTCCATTCGATCCAAAGGCCTTCTTCAGCGGACCGGCAAGTCTTGCCGTCTTCGTTGGGTTAATAAACTCAGACCCAACTTGAAAAA GGGGTGCAAGTTCACAGCAGAGGAGGAAAGAGTGGTGATAGAATTGCAGGCACAGTTGGGGAACAAATGGGCGAAGATAGCGACTTACTTGCCCGGCCGGACTGATAATGATGTGAAGAATTTTTGGAGTAGCAGGCAGAAGAGATTGGCTAGGCTTCTGCAGACATCAACTGCTCCATCCAAATTGCAGAGAAGCGCTAAAAAGGAAAAGCCAGTTCATTTTGATGTTCCCTCCATGGAG GCACCAAAGCTAAGCTCTGCATCAGAGGGGGAGTCATCTTCAAGGCCAATGTCGTGTTCGTCTTCCTGTTGTGCCGACAATGCTGAAGCTGTTAATATGTTCTGCTCGTTGCCAGATCTGTACAGTCCCAAATTATTTGGTTTTGGACAAGACTTTCTTCAACCTGAATTCAACTCGTTTCAGACGACAATCAAATCCGAACCACAAACCAGTTACCCCTCAACCAATTTCCACAAACAACCACTGAGTTCAACATTCTCAtctcaaggactccatgatcccAACTTTGATGTGTTTCTTGAAGCTTTGGATGTTTCTCAATTAAATAACGAAGTTCAATTTCCATTCGGGCTACAGTTCTACGAACCGATGGGATGTTGCTCAAGTCATGATGTTGTAAGGGAGAACGTTGACAACCCAGAAAGCTTCTTCAGTGAGTTCCCTGCAGACATATTTGATCATATAGAACCACTTCCGAGCTCGCCAGATAACTGA
- the LOC120092641 gene encoding transcription factor DUO1-like isoform X2, with protein MDEQESGPPPFRGCKFTAEEERVVIELQAQLGNKWAKIATYLPGRTDNDVKNFWSSRQKRLARLLQTSTAPSKLQRSAKKEKPVHFDVPSMEAPKLSSASEGESSSRPMSCSSSCCADNAEAVNMFCSLPDLYSPKLFGFGQDFLQPEFNSFQTTIKSEPQTSYPSTNFHKQPLSSTFSSQGLHDPNFDVFLEALDVSQLNNEVQFPFGLQFYEPMGCCSSHDVVRENVDNPESFFSEFPADIFDHIEPLPSSPDN; from the exons ATGGATGAGCAAGAAAGTGGTCCTCCTCCCTTTCG GGGGTGCAAGTTCACAGCAGAGGAGGAAAGAGTGGTGATAGAATTGCAGGCACAGTTGGGGAACAAATGGGCGAAGATAGCGACTTACTTGCCCGGCCGGACTGATAATGATGTGAAGAATTTTTGGAGTAGCAGGCAGAAGAGATTGGCTAGGCTTCTGCAGACATCAACTGCTCCATCCAAATTGCAGAGAAGCGCTAAAAAGGAAAAGCCAGTTCATTTTGATGTTCCCTCCATGGAG GCACCAAAGCTAAGCTCTGCATCAGAGGGGGAGTCATCTTCAAGGCCAATGTCGTGTTCGTCTTCCTGTTGTGCCGACAATGCTGAAGCTGTTAATATGTTCTGCTCGTTGCCAGATCTGTACAGTCCCAAATTATTTGGTTTTGGACAAGACTTTCTTCAACCTGAATTCAACTCGTTTCAGACGACAATCAAATCCGAACCACAAACCAGTTACCCCTCAACCAATTTCCACAAACAACCACTGAGTTCAACATTCTCAtctcaaggactccatgatcccAACTTTGATGTGTTTCTTGAAGCTTTGGATGTTTCTCAATTAAATAACGAAGTTCAATTTCCATTCGGGCTACAGTTCTACGAACCGATGGGATGTTGCTCAAGTCATGATGTTGTAAGGGAGAACGTTGACAACCCAGAAAGCTTCTTCAGTGAGTTCCCTGCAGACATATTTGATCATATAGAACCACTTCCGAGCTCGCCAGATAACTGA
- the LOC120068135 gene encoding ELMO domain-containing protein A-like isoform X3 — translation MLAEIQICLAEVVAGSAAWLGRGLSCVCAQRRESDARPSFDLTPAQEECLLRLQNRIDIAYDSSILEHQEALRTLWNVAFPEEELRGLISEQWKEMGWQGKDPSTDFRGGGFISLENLLYFARNFPKSFQDLLRKQEGDRSLWEYPFAVAGVNITFMLIQMLDLEAVKPRTLVGATFLKFLAENDSAFDLLYCITFKLMDHEWLAMHASYMDFNTVMKATRRQLEKELLIEDISRLEELPSYSLLNR, via the exons ATGCTTGCTGAGATTCAAATCTGTCTTG CTGAGGTTGTGGCAGGATCAGCTGCATGGCTTGGCCGGGGTCTTTCTTGTGTTTGTGCACAGAGAAGAGAAAGTGATGCACGCCCATCGTTTGACTTAACCCCTGCACAG GAAGAATGCTTGCTGAGACTGCAGAACCGCATAGATATTGCCTATGATAGTTCAATCCTTGAGCACCAG GAGGCTCTAAGGACTCTATGGAATGTGGCCTTCCCAGAGGAAGAACTTCGTGGTCTGATATCTGAACAGTGGAAGGAAATGGGTTGGCAAGGAAAGGATCCATCAACAGATTTTAG GGGTGGTGGTTTTATTTCACTGGAGAATTTGTTGTACTTTGCCAGAAATTTCCCG AAGTCATTCCAGGATCTCCTTCGAAAGCAGGAAGGAGATCGGTCTCTATGGGAATACCCATTTGCTGTAGCCGGGGTGAACATTACATTCATGCTTATTCAAATGCTTGATCTTGAAGCAG TCAAGCCACGGACACTTGTCGGAGCAACTTTCTTGAAGTTTCTCGCGG AAAACGATTCAGCATTTGACCTACTCTATTGTATCACGTTCAAATTAATGGATCATGAATGGCTTGCCATGCATGCATCGTATATGGACTTTAAT ACGGTAATGAAAGCGACACGACGACAGCTGGAAAAAGAGCTTCTAATCGAGGACATTTCAAGACTAGAAGAACTGCCCTCATACAGCCTTCTCAATCGATAG
- the LOC120068135 gene encoding ELMO domain-containing protein 2-like isoform X2, with protein MDDRGGGSFVAVRRISQGLERGNTCHSTSAEVVAGSAAWLGRGLSCVCAQRRESDARPSFDLTPAQEECLLRLQNRIDIAYDSSILEHQEALRTLWNVAFPEEELRGLISEQWKEMGWQGKDPSTDFRGGGFISLENLLYFARNFPKSFQDLLRKQEGDRSLWEYPFAVAGVNITFMLIQMLDLEAVKPRTLVGATFLKFLADGNESDTTTAGKRASNRGHFKTRRTALIQPSQSIVRLQSNISFSKGNSS; from the exons ATGGATGATAGAGGTGGTGGATCGTTTGTTGCTGTGAGGAGGATTTCTCAAGGTCTGGAGCGAGGAAATACTTGCCATTCAACTTCAG CTGAGGTTGTGGCAGGATCAGCTGCATGGCTTGGCCGGGGTCTTTCTTGTGTTTGTGCACAGAGAAGAGAAAGTGATGCACGCCCATCGTTTGACTTAACCCCTGCACAG GAAGAATGCTTGCTGAGACTGCAGAACCGCATAGATATTGCCTATGATAGTTCAATCCTTGAGCACCAG GAGGCTCTAAGGACTCTATGGAATGTGGCCTTCCCAGAGGAAGAACTTCGTGGTCTGATATCTGAACAGTGGAAGGAAATGGGTTGGCAAGGAAAGGATCCATCAACAGATTTTAG GGGTGGTGGTTTTATTTCACTGGAGAATTTGTTGTACTTTGCCAGAAATTTCCCG AAGTCATTCCAGGATCTCCTTCGAAAGCAGGAAGGAGATCGGTCTCTATGGGAATACCCATTTGCTGTAGCCGGGGTGAACATTACATTCATGCTTATTCAAATGCTTGATCTTGAAGCAG TCAAGCCACGGACACTTGTCGGAGCAACTTTCTTGAAGTTTCTCGCGG ACGGTAATGAAAGCGACACGACGACAGCTGGAAAAAGAGCTTCTAATCGAGGACATTTCAAGACTAGAAGAACTGCCCTCATACAGCCTTCTCAATCGATAGTTCGTCTACAAtcaaacatctcattttctaaAGGAAATAGCTCGTGA
- the LOC120068135 gene encoding ELMO domain-containing protein A-like isoform X4 produces MDDRGGGSFVAVRRISQGLERGNTCHSTSAEVVAGSAAWLGRGLSCVCAQRRESDARPSFDLTPAQEECLLRLQNRIDIAYDSSILEHQEALRTLWNVAFPEEELRGLISEQWKEMGWQGKDPSTDFRGGGFISLENLLYFARNFPKSFQDLLRKQEGDRSLWEYPFAVAGVNITFMLIQMLDLEAVKPRTLVGATFLKFLAENDSAFDLLYCITFKLMDHEWLAMHASYMDFNVFPLLLPFYRR; encoded by the exons ATGGATGATAGAGGTGGTGGATCGTTTGTTGCTGTGAGGAGGATTTCTCAAGGTCTGGAGCGAGGAAATACTTGCCATTCAACTTCAG CTGAGGTTGTGGCAGGATCAGCTGCATGGCTTGGCCGGGGTCTTTCTTGTGTTTGTGCACAGAGAAGAGAAAGTGATGCACGCCCATCGTTTGACTTAACCCCTGCACAG GAAGAATGCTTGCTGAGACTGCAGAACCGCATAGATATTGCCTATGATAGTTCAATCCTTGAGCACCAG GAGGCTCTAAGGACTCTATGGAATGTGGCCTTCCCAGAGGAAGAACTTCGTGGTCTGATATCTGAACAGTGGAAGGAAATGGGTTGGCAAGGAAAGGATCCATCAACAGATTTTAG GGGTGGTGGTTTTATTTCACTGGAGAATTTGTTGTACTTTGCCAGAAATTTCCCG AAGTCATTCCAGGATCTCCTTCGAAAGCAGGAAGGAGATCGGTCTCTATGGGAATACCCATTTGCTGTAGCCGGGGTGAACATTACATTCATGCTTATTCAAATGCTTGATCTTGAAGCAG TCAAGCCACGGACACTTGTCGGAGCAACTTTCTTGAAGTTTCTCGCGG AAAACGATTCAGCATTTGACCTACTCTATTGTATCACGTTCAAATTAATGGATCATGAATGGCTTGCCATGCATGCATCGTATATGGACTTTAAT GTGTTTCCTTTGTTGTTGCCATTTTACAGACGGTAA